CAACCTTTTTCTCGAGGTAATTCCTGCAGGAGTACCTTGTTTTTGCTATATCCAGAAAATCCATAACTAAAAATATCTAATTATTTGACATGAATTGTATAATCAAAAATTTTCACCTCGTCCCCCCGCCTTACTTTTGCCCTTTTTCTGTTTTCAGATTTTCCATTAAGCTCCACAAGGCCGTCTTCTACCATATTTTTAGCCTGTGCACCGCTCTCAGCAATATTCAGGGCCTTAAGCAATTTGATCAGTTCAATGTAATCCGTATCCGGTTTCAGTTCAAATTCCATCAGGAAAAAAATTTTTCTGGGCTTACAATAC
The sequence above is a segment of the Bacteroidales bacterium genome. Coding sequences within it:
- a CDS encoding RNA-binding S4 domain-containing protein — translated: MMEFELKPDTDYIELIKLLKALNIAESGAQAKNMVEDGLVELNGKSENRKRAKVRRGDEVKIFDYTIHVK